A genomic stretch from Telopea speciosissima isolate NSW1024214 ecotype Mountain lineage chromosome 7, Tspe_v1, whole genome shotgun sequence includes:
- the LOC122668535 gene encoding uncharacterized protein LOC122668535: MSLGHGLLDILKLSGENYRNWNDDLEVYLCLRDLDLCLREPKPINLTSASTEAEKTNHGKRDTTNRKCLKVIKHAIPETMKNSITMKVTATEYLEAIIVKFESSKKAQSGDLMTKLTTAMFDGNGSSKEHLLGLVSLGNKIRELEINLDDDFLVTIALNSLPGQYKHLHGTYNALKNKWSMTMDELINIVRQEEARMNSRTGTELKVTI, from the coding sequence ATGTCTCTAGGCCATGGTTTATTGGATATTCTCAAGCTTTCTGGTGAAAACTATAGAAATTGGAATGACGATTTGGAGGTCTATCTATGCCTTAGagacctagatctttgtttgAGAGAACCCAAGCCAATTAACCTCACCTCAGCCAGTACTGAGGCTGAGAAGACTAACCATGGGAAGCGGGACACTACCAATAGGAAATGCCTGAAAGTCATAAAGCATGCTATCCCTGAGACAATGAAAAATAGCATTACCATGAAGGTGACTGCCACAGAGTACTTGGAGGCAATTATAGTCAAGTTTGAATCTTCAAAGAAGGCTCAGTCAGGTGACTTGATGACCAAGCTGACGACTGCCATGTTTGATGGAAATGGTAGTTCCAAGGAACACCTTCTGGGTCTAGTTTCCTTAGGAAACAAAATTAGGGAGCTGGAAATAAATCTTGATGATGACTTCTTAGTGACCATTGCACTGAATTCACTCCCAGGGCAATATAAGCATCTTCATGGCACCTATAATGCTTTAAAGAATAAATGGAGTATGACTATGGATGAGTTGATTAACATAGTTAGGCAGGAAGAGGCAAGAATGAATAGCCGAACAGGGACAGAATTGAAAGTGACAATCTAA